One Spirochaetaceae bacterium genomic window, AAATAGCCAGACCCCCCAGTCAGATCATGAGTCTTTCAGCGTGAGACGGCCCTGGATCGACGGGTTGCCTGATGTCCGCAAGACCCGCAGGCTGGTCAGCGCCTCCAGTCCGCGCGGCAGCGGCCCGCGGAAGTCGTTGTCGCCAAGGTCCAGTGTCACCAGTCTCCGTAGTCCCCCGAACTGGTGCGGAACGGGTCCGTTCAACCGGTTGCCGCCCACCTCCAGCCGGCGCAGGTTGGCAAGGCCGCCGAACTCCGCGGGAAGCCGGCCGGTCAGCCGGTTGCCGTCCATGCGCAACCGCTCCAGGCGGGTCAGCCTGCCGAGCTGGGTCGGAATCGAGCCGCTCAGCCGATTGGCGGTGAGATCGAGAACTTCAAGGTTCCGCAGTGCGGCAAGTTCGGCCGGGATAGCTCCACTCAACTCGTTGCCGCACAGTGACAAGCGGACGAGATTCGCCAGCTCTCCCAGTGCGCGGGGTATCGAACCGTTCAGCCGGTTTTCGGACATTACCAACTCGGACAGGCGCGACAGGCCGCTGAGCTCGCTCGGGATCGGACCGGTCAACCGGTTGCCGAACAGAAACAGGAAACGCAGCTCGGAGAGCCGGCACAGTTCGCGGGGGATGCGGCCGGACAGCCGGTTCCTCGACAGCGACAGCGTAGCCAGCCGCTCAAGCGCGCCGAGCTCGCGGGGAATGGGACCGGACAGCTCGTTGCCCCAGAGCACCAGCGAGGTGAGATGGGTGAGCCTTCCGAGGGCGCCCGGAATCGAACCGGTCAGCCGGTTGTCCGGGAGCCACAGCCGGGTCAGGTGGGTGAGCTCGCCGAGCACCGGCGCAATGGTCCCGCGCACGCCGCGGGCGCTGACCTCGAGCTCGGTCACGCGCGGCGGGGTACCGCCGGTGGTCACCCCGTGCCACTCGCCTAGGTCACGATCCGCCGACCAGTTCAGCCCGGCGCTGTCGATCAACCCGTTCTTGAATGAGAGAAGTGCTTCTACGTCAGTCGTCAACCCGGAGACCGTACGGCTTGCCGCCCCCCTCCCCGGGTCCGCCCGATCGGCCGATCCCCTGCCGCAGCGCACGGGACGCGGCGTGTCCGGCGGCCACTCCAGGTCCGCCGGCCAGTGGTCGGCGAACCATTGCAACACGCGGCTGTAGGTGTTCGTCTGGCAGTGCCGGCGCCCGTCCCTGAGGTCCACGAAGAAGGAGCCGCGACTGGCGGCGAGGTGACCGACTCGCCACAGGCTCACGCGCCGCCAGCTCGCGTAACGCGACGCAAGCTCCACGAGCGACCTGTTCAGGGCATTCATGCCGCATGATATGGCACAAAAACCTTACCGGTCAAGAGCGCGAATGAGCTGCACCTTGAGCTGATCAACAACACCTCGCGAGCGACTGTCAAGCTGCCGGCCGGCGCTTCCTCATGACGCGGGATCGCTCGCGGCGTCCGCTTCGACGCGGCGCACGCTGGCGACGATCGCGGCCCAGAGCCGGTCGCGCTCCGCGGCTGGCTTGCCCGCCGGTGACGTCAGCACCACGGCGTAGCCGATGCGGTGCAGCTCCCGGAACACGCCGACGCCGAGCACTGCGTACTCCCAACTGCCATCCTCGTTGCGCGCCTTCATCCACACCGCGTGCCGGCCGAACAGCTCGGTCAATTCCGCCTCTTCCGGTTCCGGCCAGCCGTAGAACAACGTGTAGAACTCCAGCAGCGACTGGTACTGCTGGTCGGGGCGGATCGCGTGGGCGAAACGGCCCACCTGCAGGTGGTCGACCACCAGGCGGTAGCCGCGCGGCTTTCGCTCCAGGTCCTGGTCCTCCGGCAGCTCACTGATCACCGTCAGCACGTTGATCAGCCGCCGTTCGTGGTACGTCGTCTCGCGCGTCGCCGTCCAGCCGGCGGGATGGTCCAGGAGGTGTCCGGTCCCCTTCAACTCGTAGCTGGCCAGCTCGATACCGGCCTCCGCCTCGCCCTCGGCCAGACCGGCGGCGGCCGCCACGGCCGCCAGCACGCAGCAACCGATGAAGTGTCGCATCGGCACAGTATAGGCCCTTGGTGGGTAGTCAGGTAGTGGCGAGAACCTGGGCGAACAGCTCGCGGTCCACGTTGCCGCCGGACAGCACCAGCGCTACGCGGCGCCCACGCATCGCCTCGCGCTCGCGCAGCAGGGCGGCCAGCGGGGCGGCCCCGGCGCCCTCGGCCACGTTGTGGGTATCGGTGTAGCAGGCGCGCATCGCCGCACGCAGCTCGGTCTCGGTGACCGCCACCACCCGCTCCACGCCGGCCAGCACCAGTTGCAGCGACACCGGGTGAGTCTTGCGCACCGCCATGCCGTCGGCGACCGTGTCGCCGGGACCGGTCTCGCGCGCCTCGCCGGCGGCAAAGGAGCGCTCGTAGGCGGGCAGCGCCGCCGACACCACGCCGACCACCCTGGTGGCCGGCGACAGGGCATCGCGCGCCGCCAGCACGCCGCAGATGCCGGAACCGAGCCCGATCGGCACGTACACCGCGTCCAGGCCGGGGACGGCGCGGAACAGCTCGGCGCCGTAGGTGGCCGTGCCCGGCACCAGGTCGGGGTGGAACGACGGCATCATGTGCAGCCCGTCCCGTTCCGCCAGACGTTGCGCGTGCGGCAACGCCTCGTCGAAGTCGCGCCCGTGCTCCACCAGGCGGGCGCCGAACGCGCGCATCGCGGCGTTCTTCTCGCGCGCGTTGCCGAACGGCACCACCACGGTGGCGGACAGGCCCGCCGCGCGCGCCGCGTACGCCACGCTCTGCCCGTAGTTGCCGCGCGTGGCGGCGATCACGCCGGTCACCTCGGGCCGCGCCCGCCGCAGCCGTTCCACCGCCACCAGCGCGCCGCGCAGCTTGAACGAGCCGATTGGCGTGTGGTTCTCGTGCTTGACCCACACCGCGCAGCCGGCGCGCTCCTCCAGCAGCGGCCAGCGGTACTGCGGCGTGGCCGGCATGGTGCGGTACACGACCCGCGCCGCCGCGTCGATCTCGTCAATCCCGGGAAGCCGATGCTCACACACGCCTGCACCCTACGCTATCCATCAGCGGTAGTCTTCCTCCGGCAGCCTGAGCAATCGCTCGCCGCGCCATACGCGCACCACCTGGACGTGGGCCGCGCCGCGGCGATAGACAATGCGAAACGGTGGGTGGATGAGTTCCCGTATGGCGGGCTGATTGAACTCGGGCACGATCCGTCCACTGTCGGGAAGATCGCCAAGCGTCTCGATCCGGGCCACTATCTCCGCTGCGATCCGCCTCCCGACGTCGGGGACACCCCGGCTCTCGTACCAGCCCATGAGTTCCTCCAGGTCCGAGACGGCGGATTCCGAAAAGCGAATGGAGAGCACTCGTCTATCCGAGTCCGAGCCGCTCCTTCACCTCGGCCAGGGACACTTCCCGGCCCGCCTCCAGGTCCGCAAGCCCGGCGACTACCGCCCGCATGAACTCCCGCTCATCCTCGGCTGCCTCGAAGTCGCTCACCGACTGCACCACCGCGACGCCGCGGCCCCGACTGGTCAGCAACACCGGCCGGTGAGCTTCCGACGCATGCCTGACAACCCGCCCCGGATTCACCTTCAAGTCGGTAAGGGGTACGACATCCTCCGAGAACTTGACGCCCAATGTACGCGCTCCTTGTGGCACTTCTCAACAGACCCGAAAATAGCACCTGAACAAAGGTCCTGTCTACACCGTCCACGTCGTACCGGTTCATGCCGGTCAAGTCCTCTACCGATGACCCATGGCACCGTACTCGATGGCATTCGCGCGCCCGGGACGCCATACGCGATGAGCCCCGGTCGACTCCCGGTAGCGTCGGGACCGGCCGCGTGTGCTCACCGGCGCGAGCGGCTGCGACTGGGCTTGGGCCGTGCCCGCTGGTCGCGGTGGGTTCCGAGGCGCCCGCCGCAGCCTGTCAACCGCGCGCGTTTCGGATCGAATCTGGGCGGCTCTGGGGTCGGTGAGACTGAGGCGAGATCTGTTGCCGTCCTGCCGCAACTACCGCAATCCTGGTTATTGACGGCGGTCGTGGGGCGTGCGATTGTTCAAGTGTGGGGGGCTGGCCATAGTGGCAAGGGCTCCGGTCTCGCCGGTCCCATGGCCCGCGCGAACTCCACGCACGGATGAACGTGGATGAATCAGCTTCTGCAAAGGGCCTTCAGCAAAGCGGCGGAACTCCCGCGGGCGGAACAGGATAGATTCGTGCGATTCGTGCTGGCCGAGTTGGAATCCGAGCGGCGATGGGCCGAACTGTTTGGTCGTCCCGAGTCGGAGGACCTGCTGGAGCTGCTGGCCAGGGAGGCCCTGTCGGAGCACCATGCGGGGCGGACGCGGCCACTTGATGCAGACGATCTATAGATGTGCGTTCGTTCGCCCGGAAGAGCTTCTGGGAGGCATATCGACGCCTTCCCGACCACGTGCGCAGGCAGGCTCGGGAGTCCTACCGCTTCTTTGTGTCGGATCCGCGTCACCCAAGCCTTGGTTTCAAGCGCGTGAGTCAGAGGTCTCCGGTGTACTCGGTACTCGGTACGCGTAAGCATCGACTATCGCGCTCTTGGCGTAATGGACGATGGCGACATCGTGTGGTTCTGGATCGGCGCGCACCACGAGTACGACAGACTTCTTGCGCAAAGGTAGCCTGCCGCGGTTCGGCTACGGTATGAGTGCCGCCATTACACGCTGCAGGATCGGAATCAACACCGCCGCGCCTCCCAGTACGGCGAGAATCCACCGCGTCTGGGTAGTTATCTCCTTGCGGACATCGGCGATCTCCTTGCGGACATCGGTGATCTCCTTGCCAA contains:
- a CDS encoding threonine dehydratase yields the protein MCEHRLPGIDEIDAAARVVYRTMPATPQYRWPLLEERAGCAVWVKHENHTPIGSFKLRGALVAVERLRRARPEVTGVIAATRGNYGQSVAYAARAAGLSATVVVPFGNAREKNAAMRAFGARLVEHGRDFDEALPHAQRLAERDGLHMMPSFHPDLVPGTATYGAELFRAVPGLDAVYVPIGLGSGICGVLAARDALSPATRVVGVVSAALPAYERSFAAGEARETGPGDTVADGMAVRKTHPVSLQLVLAGVERVVAVTETELRAAMRACYTDTHNVAEGAGAAPLAALLREREAMRGRRVALVLSGGNVDRELFAQVLATT
- a CDS encoding type II toxin-antitoxin system Phd/YefM family antitoxin translates to MGVKFSEDVVPLTDLKVNPGRVVRHASEAHRPVLLTSRGRGVAVVQSVSDFEAAEDEREFMRAVVAGLADLEAGREVSLAEVKERLGLG
- a CDS encoding type II toxin-antitoxin system RelE/ParE family toxin yields the protein MLSIRFSESAVSDLEELMGWYESRGVPDVGRRIAAEIVARIETLGDLPDSGRIVPEFNQPAIRELIHPPFRIVYRRGAAHVQVVRVWRGERLLRLPEEDYR